The following coding sequences lie in one Pseudomonas syringae CC1557 genomic window:
- the ptsP gene encoding phosphoenolpyruvate--protein phosphotransferase, giving the protein MLNTLRKIVQEVNSAKDLKAALGIIVLRVKEAMGSQVCSVYLLDAEVNRFVLMASEGLNKRSIGKVSMAPNEGLVGLVGTREEPLNLENAADHPRYRYFAETGEERYASFLGAPIIHHRRVVGVLVIQQKERRQFDEGEEAFLVTMSAQLAGVIAHAEATGSIRGLGRQGKGIQEAKFVGVAGSPGAAVGVAVVMLPPADLEVVPDKTVTDIAAELALFQNALEGVRGDMRTLSAKLATQLRPEERALFDVYLMMLDDASLGSEVTDVIKTGQWAQGALRSVVSEHVKRFELMDDAYLRERASDVKDLGRRLLAYLQEARQQALVYPDNTILVSEELTPAMLGEVPEGKLVGLVSVQGSGNSHVAILARAMGIPTVMGLVDFPYSKVDGISLVVDGYHGEVFTNPSEIMRKQFGKVVEEERQLSQGLDALRELPCVTLDGHRMPLWVNTGLLADVARAQQRGAEGVGLYRTEVPFMINQRFPSEKEQLAIYREQLAAFHPLPVTMRSLDIGGDKSLSYFPIKEDNPFLGWRGIRVTLDHPEIFLVQTRAMLKASEGLNNLRILLPMISSTHEVEEALHLIHRAWGEVRDEGTDVPMPPVGVMIEVPAAVYQTRDLARQVDFLSVGSNDLTQYLLAVDRNNPRVADLYDYLHPAVLQALQSVVRDAHAEGKPVSICGEMAGDPAAAVLLMAMGFDSLSMNATNLPKVKWMLRQINLSKAKELLAQLMTNDNPQVISSSLQLALKNLGLSRMINPSSVKGH; this is encoded by the coding sequence ATGCTCAATACGCTGCGCAAGATCGTCCAGGAAGTTAACTCCGCCAAGGATCTCAAGGCGGCGTTGGGCATTATTGTGTTGCGCGTAAAGGAGGCCATGGGCAGCCAGGTCTGCTCGGTCTACCTGCTTGATGCCGAAGTGAATCGTTTTGTACTGATGGCCTCCGAAGGCCTCAACAAGCGTTCCATTGGCAAAGTCAGCATGGCTCCGAACGAAGGCCTCGTCGGCCTGGTGGGCACGCGCGAAGAACCGCTGAACCTCGAAAACGCCGCGGATCACCCTCGTTATCGCTACTTCGCCGAGACGGGCGAAGAACGCTACGCGTCGTTTCTGGGCGCGCCGATCATCCACCACCGTCGTGTGGTCGGCGTACTGGTCATCCAGCAAAAGGAACGCCGTCAGTTCGACGAGGGCGAAGAAGCCTTCCTTGTCACCATGAGTGCGCAACTGGCGGGCGTTATTGCTCACGCCGAAGCCACTGGCTCGATCCGTGGTCTGGGTCGTCAGGGCAAGGGCATTCAGGAAGCCAAATTCGTGGGTGTGGCCGGTTCTCCGGGCGCAGCGGTCGGTGTTGCCGTGGTCATGCTGCCGCCTGCTGATCTGGAAGTGGTCCCCGACAAGACCGTCACTGACATCGCTGCCGAGCTGGCGCTGTTCCAGAACGCGCTGGAAGGCGTGCGCGGTGACATGCGCACCTTGTCAGCCAAGCTCGCCACCCAGTTGCGTCCTGAAGAGCGTGCGCTGTTCGATGTCTACCTGATGATGCTCGACGACGCCTCGCTGGGCAGCGAGGTGACCGACGTCATCAAGACCGGTCAGTGGGCGCAAGGCGCTTTGCGCTCGGTGGTCAGCGAACACGTAAAACGCTTCGAGCTGATGGACGACGCCTACCTGCGCGAGCGGGCGTCGGACGTCAAGGACCTGGGTCGCCGTCTACTGGCTTACCTGCAGGAAGCGCGGCAGCAGGCGCTGGTTTACCCTGACAACACGATTCTGGTCAGCGAAGAATTGACCCCGGCCATGTTGGGCGAGGTGCCTGAAGGCAAGCTGGTCGGCCTTGTATCGGTTCAGGGCTCCGGCAACTCCCACGTCGCGATTCTGGCCCGTGCCATGGGCATTCCGACGGTCATGGGGCTGGTGGACTTCCCGTACTCCAAAGTCGATGGCATCAGCCTGGTTGTGGATGGCTATCACGGCGAAGTCTTCACCAACCCCAGCGAAATCATGCGCAAGCAGTTCGGCAAGGTGGTGGAAGAGGAGCGTCAGCTCTCCCAAGGCCTGGACGCACTCCGCGAACTGCCATGCGTTACCCTCGACGGGCATCGCATGCCGTTGTGGGTCAACACCGGCCTGCTGGCCGATGTGGCTCGCGCACAGCAGCGTGGCGCTGAAGGTGTTGGCCTGTACCGCACCGAAGTGCCATTCATGATCAACCAGCGTTTTCCGAGTGAAAAGGAACAACTGGCGATCTACCGTGAGCAGCTGGCTGCCTTCCATCCGCTGCCGGTGACCATGCGCAGCCTGGACATCGGCGGCGACAAGTCGCTGTCCTACTTCCCGATCAAGGAAGACAACCCTTTTCTCGGCTGGCGCGGTATTCGCGTCACCCTCGACCACCCGGAAATCTTCCTGGTCCAGACCCGCGCGATGCTCAAGGCCAGTGAGGGCTTGAACAACCTGCGCATCCTGTTGCCGATGATCTCCAGCACCCACGAAGTGGAAGAGGCGCTGCACCTGATCCACCGTGCGTGGGGCGAAGTGCGCGACGAAGGCACCGACGTGCCGATGCCGCCGGTGGGCGTAATGATCGAAGTGCCGGCTGCGGTCTATCAGACTCGCGACCTGGCTCGTCAGGTAGACTTCCTTTCGGTGGGGTCGAACGACCTGACCCAATACCTGCTGGCGGTCGACCGTAACAACCCGCGTGTGGCCGATCTCTACGATTACCTGCACCCGGCGGTGCTTCAGGCGCTGCAAAGCGTCGTACGCGATGCCCACGCCGAGGGCAAGCCGGTCAGCATCTGCGGCGAAATGGCGGGCGACCCGGCTGCGGCGGTGCTGTTGATGGCGATGGGCTTTGACAGCCTGTCGATGAACGCCACCAACCTGCCGAAAGTGAAGTGGATGTTGCGCCAGATCAACCTCAGCAAGGCCAAGGAACTGCTGGCGCAACTGATGACCAACGACAACCCGCAAGTCATCAGCAGCTCCCTGCAACTGGCACTGAAAAACCTCGGCCTGTCGCGAATGATCAACCCGAGTTCCGTCAAAGGGCACTAG
- the lgt gene encoding prolipoprotein diacylglyceryl transferase, whose product MLPYPQIDPVAVAIGPLQIHWYGLMYLVGIGGAWLLASRRLNSFDPTWTKEKLSDLIFWLAMGVIVGGRLGYVLFYDLSAYIANPLLIFEVWKGGMAFHGGFVGVMIAAWWFGKRNGKSFFQLMDFVAPLVPIGLGAGRIGNFINAELWGKPTDVPWAMVFPPFSDPAQLARHPSQLYQFALEGVALFIILNLYARKPRPTMAVSGMFALFYGIFRFLVEFVRVPDAQLGYLAWGWVTMGQVLSLPMIIAGLFLIWLAYKRDPAASKAAP is encoded by the coding sequence ATGCTGCCTTATCCGCAGATTGACCCGGTAGCCGTCGCTATCGGCCCGCTGCAAATTCACTGGTACGGTTTGATGTACCTGGTCGGCATTGGCGGCGCCTGGCTGCTGGCGTCACGTCGTCTAAACTCGTTCGACCCGACCTGGACCAAGGAAAAACTATCGGATCTGATTTTCTGGCTGGCCATGGGCGTAATCGTTGGCGGGCGGCTGGGCTATGTATTGTTCTATGACCTGTCAGCCTACATCGCCAATCCACTGCTGATTTTCGAAGTCTGGAAGGGTGGAATGGCGTTCCACGGCGGCTTTGTAGGCGTCATGATCGCGGCCTGGTGGTTCGGTAAGCGTAATGGCAAAAGCTTTTTCCAGTTGATGGACTTCGTCGCCCCGCTGGTGCCCATCGGCCTGGGTGCCGGACGCATCGGCAACTTTATCAATGCCGAGCTGTGGGGTAAGCCGACCGACGTGCCGTGGGCCATGGTCTTCCCGCCATTCAGCGATCCTGCGCAACTGGCGCGTCACCCGTCGCAGCTGTATCAATTCGCCCTGGAAGGCGTCGCCCTGTTCATCATCCTCAATCTGTACGCTCGCAAGCCGCGCCCGACCATGGCTGTTTCCGGCATGTTCGCGCTGTTCTACGGCATCTTCCGCTTTTTGGTCGAGTTCGTCCGCGTTCCTGATGCCCAGTTGGGTTATCTGGCATGGGGCTGGGTCACCATGGGTCAGGTCCTCAGCCTGCCGATGATCATCGCTGGTCTGTTTCTGATCTGGCTGGCCTACAAGCGCGACCCGGCTGCCAGCAAGGCTGCGCCTTAA
- a CDS encoding thymidylate synthase, translated as MKQYLELVAHVIKHGTLQANRTGVNTISFPGAMLRYDLQEGFPAITTRRMAFKSAIGEMVGFLRGVNNAAEFRELGCKVWDQNANENAQWLNNPFRKGEDDLGEIYGVQWRKWPAYKRIDAGNVAAIELALGQGYRQIAESEEDGQSFVVLYKAIDQIRQCVDTIINDPGSRRILFHGWNCAQLDEMALPPCHLLYQLHPNPQTREISLTLYIRSNDLGLGTPFNLTEGAALLSLIGRLTGYTPRWFTYFIGDAHVYENHLDMLNEQMTREPYPMPKLVISERVPEFAKTGVYQPEWLELIEPSDFSLEGYQHHPAMTAPMAV; from the coding sequence ATGAAGCAATATCTGGAACTGGTCGCGCATGTGATTAAGCACGGCACCTTGCAGGCTAATCGTACCGGCGTGAACACCATCAGCTTTCCGGGGGCGATGCTGCGTTACGACCTGCAGGAAGGTTTCCCGGCGATCACCACGCGGCGTATGGCGTTCAAATCTGCTATCGGCGAGATGGTTGGTTTTCTACGTGGCGTAAACAACGCCGCCGAATTCCGCGAACTGGGCTGCAAGGTCTGGGATCAGAATGCCAACGAAAATGCCCAGTGGCTGAACAACCCGTTCCGTAAGGGCGAGGACGATCTGGGCGAGATCTACGGCGTGCAATGGCGCAAATGGCCAGCCTACAAGCGCATCGACGCTGGCAATGTTGCAGCCATCGAACTGGCGCTTGGCCAGGGTTATCGTCAGATCGCCGAATCCGAAGAGGACGGCCAATCATTCGTGGTGCTGTACAAGGCCATCGACCAGATCCGCCAGTGCGTCGATACCATCATCAATGACCCAGGCAGCCGCCGCATCCTGTTCCATGGCTGGAATTGCGCCCAGCTCGATGAAATGGCCCTGCCGCCGTGTCACCTGCTGTATCAGCTGCACCCTAACCCGCAGACCCGCGAGATCTCGCTGACGCTGTACATCCGTTCCAACGATCTGGGCTTGGGCACGCCGTTCAATTTGACCGAAGGCGCCGCGCTGCTGAGCCTGATCGGCCGCCTGACCGGCTACACGCCGCGCTGGTTCACCTATTTCATCGGCGATGCCCATGTGTACGAGAACCATCTGGACATGCTCAACGAGCAGATGACCCGCGAGCCGTACCCGATGCCCAAACTGGTCATCTCCGAGCGCGTGCCGGAGTTCGCCAAGACCGGTGTGTACCAGCCTGAATGGCTGGAGCTCATCGAACCTTCGGACTTCTCACTGGAAGGCTATCAGCACCACCCGGCGATGACGGCGCCGATGGCGGTTTGA